One genomic window of Evansella cellulosilytica DSM 2522 includes the following:
- a CDS encoding YigZ family protein, with translation MLSYYLTVAGFGEHEITIQRSRFIAYVDRVHTEEEAQAFIEKIKKQHWNATHNCSAYMIGEHDQIQKANDDGEPSGTAGVPILEVLKQMKLKDTVVVITRYYGGVKLGAGGLIRAYSTSTSEGIKATGVVERKLTQKYKITIDYHHLGKVENEIRSSSFILDQIQYLEKVQVEAFVMTGEESMFEEWITNLTNGQAIIEQTDVQYLEQRKELN, from the coding sequence ATGCTATCATATTATCTCACAGTTGCAGGTTTCGGGGAACATGAAATAACGATACAACGTTCTAGATTTATTGCTTACGTTGATAGAGTACATACTGAAGAGGAAGCACAAGCTTTTATAGAAAAAATTAAGAAGCAGCATTGGAACGCAACACATAATTGCTCTGCGTATATGATTGGGGAGCACGATCAAATCCAAAAAGCGAATGATGACGGTGAACCATCTGGAACTGCTGGAGTACCAATACTAGAAGTGTTAAAACAAATGAAGCTCAAGGATACGGTTGTTGTTATCACCCGTTATTATGGCGGTGTAAAATTAGGTGCTGGGGGACTTATCCGCGCGTATAGCACTTCTACTTCTGAAGGGATTAAAGCTACAGGAGTCGTTGAAAGAAAACTTACGCAAAAATATAAGATCACGATAGATTATCATCACCTTGGAAAAGTCGAGAATGAAATAAGAAGCTCTAGCTTTATTCTTGATCAAATACAATATTTAGAAAAAGTGCAAGTAGAAGCTTTCGTGATGACTGGAGAAGAGTCTATGTTTGAGGAATGGATAACGAACTTAACAAATGGCCAAGCCATAATCGAGCAAACAGATGTACAATATTTAGAGCAAAGGAAAGAACTCAATTAA
- a CDS encoding response regulator — MNIEKKLRIVLIDDHQLFREGVKRILAMEPSFEIVAEGSDGDASMELVQMYEPDVVLMDINMPNVNGVEATKQLVEMFPGVKVLILSIHDDETYVTHVLKTGASGYLLKEMDTEALIEAVKVVGEGGAYIHPKVTHNLINEYRKLANEDRLEPEVGFREVEFRRPLHLLTRRECEVLQLMTDGKSNRAIGEALYISEKTVKNHVSNILQKMGMNDRTQAVVDAIKNGWVKVN, encoded by the coding sequence ATGAATATAGAGAAAAAGTTACGAATTGTGTTAATAGACGACCATCAGCTTTTTCGTGAAGGTGTTAAAAGAATTTTAGCAATGGAGCCTTCCTTTGAAATTGTCGCTGAAGGTAGTGATGGGGATGCGAGTATGGAGCTCGTTCAAATGTATGAGCCAGATGTTGTATTAATGGATATTAATATGCCTAACGTTAATGGTGTAGAAGCAACGAAGCAGCTTGTTGAAATGTTTCCTGGTGTAAAAGTACTCATTCTTTCCATCCATGACGATGAAACGTATGTAACCCATGTATTGAAAACAGGTGCATCTGGTTATTTGTTAAAAGAGATGGATACGGAAGCTTTAATTGAGGCTGTGAAGGTAGTCGGTGAAGGTGGTGCTTACATTCACCCTAAAGTAACACATAATCTTATTAATGAGTATCGTAAACTTGCAAACGAAGATAGACTAGAACCTGAAGTAGGATTCCGTGAAGTAGAATTCCGTCGTCCACTGCACTTGCTTACACGCAGAGAATGTGAAGTGTTGCAGCTTATGACAGATGGTAAAAGTAACCGTGCTATAGGCGAAGCACTCTACATAAGTGAAAAAACAGTAAAAAACCACGTTAGTAATATACTGCAAAAAATGGGAATGAACGACCGGACACAAGCCGTTGTTGATGCGATTAAAAATGGCTGGGTAAAGGTAAATTAA
- a CDS encoding sensor histidine kinase, with protein MTRGHSIQKVLEKMMETVGDSREKIFEIGEESRTEYNQLKTELARVQSNVIDIIERNERMEVHSRFARNRLSEVSKQFGNYSDEEVRKAYEQANDYQVQLAILRQEEKQLRERRDQIERRLVKLKDTVERAETLVSQINVVINYLTGDLKQVTEMVEDAVEMQKFGLKIILAQEEERKRLSREIHDGPAQMMANVMIRSELVERVYVDKGIDEALKEIHDLRKMVGDSLAEVRRIIYDLRPMALDDLGLVPTLKRYLKHMEERTKTIITFKSLGKERRLPTDLEIALFRFVQEAVQNANKHASATRIDVKLELTANKALVIIKDDGIGFNPNEKKEGSFGLLGMRERVNMLDGEIGIDSKAGAGTLIMVQVPINKTK; from the coding sequence ATGACTCGTGGGCACTCTATACAAAAAGTATTAGAGAAAATGATGGAAACTGTTGGCGATAGTCGTGAGAAAATATTTGAAATTGGGGAAGAGTCCAGAACGGAATACAATCAATTGAAAACAGAATTAGCACGAGTGCAATCAAATGTTATAGATATTATTGAAAGAAACGAAAGAATGGAAGTACATTCTCGATTTGCACGTAATCGCTTATCTGAAGTAAGTAAACAATTTGGAAACTACTCTGATGAAGAGGTTCGTAAAGCATACGAACAAGCAAATGATTACCAAGTACAGCTTGCAATACTAAGGCAAGAGGAAAAACAGTTAAGGGAGCGTCGCGATCAAATAGAGCGAAGGCTGGTTAAGCTAAAGGATACAGTTGAACGCGCAGAGACGTTAGTTAGTCAAATTAATGTCGTTATAAACTATTTAACTGGAGATCTCAAGCAAGTAACAGAAATGGTTGAAGATGCTGTTGAGATGCAGAAGTTTGGCCTCAAGATAATTTTAGCTCAGGAAGAGGAAAGAAAACGCCTTTCACGTGAAATACATGATGGACCAGCGCAGATGATGGCAAACGTTATGATTCGCTCAGAGCTAGTAGAAAGAGTATACGTGGACAAAGGAATCGATGAAGCATTAAAGGAAATTCACGATCTTCGTAAGATGGTTGGTGATTCACTTGCTGAGGTGAGAAGGATCATTTATGATTTAAGGCCAATGGCATTAGATGATCTAGGCTTAGTCCCAACGTTAAAAAGATATTTAAAGCATATGGAAGAACGTACTAAAACGATCATTACGTTTAAAAGCCTAGGAAAAGAAAGACGTCTGCCAACAGATTTGGAAATAGCATTATTTCGTTTCGTACAAGAAGCTGTTCAAAATGCGAACAAGCATGCATCAGCAACTCGCATTGATGTTAAGCTAGAACTAACTGCTAATAAAGCGCTTGTCATCATTAAAGATGATGGCATCGGTTTTAACCCTAATGAAAAGAAGGAAGGTTCTTTCGGATTACTCGGGATGAGAGAAAGAGTAAATATGCTTGATGGTGAGATAGGCATTGATTCGAAGGCAGGTGCAGGCACACTGATTATGGTTCAAGTGCCTATAAATAAGACAAAATGA
- a CDS encoding DegV family protein: MSKVAIITDSTSYISKETREKNNITMVPLNVVFGEEAYKEEVEITTEQFYKEMENVDKLPKTSQPAIGLFEETYQQLAKDHEEIIVVTLSSGISGTYQTAVTASSMVEGVKVHVFDSEISCMVQGFYVLKAAELAEQNKSAEEILEKLNEMKKTIRAYFMVDDLNHLHRGGRLNGAQLIVGSLLKIKPVLHFENKVIVPFEKVRTEKKALSMILGMLDDDAKDGTPIDVTVIHANRLDKAEEIANELTEKYDNVNVIVSHFGPVIGTHLGAGSVGVGWVRR; the protein is encoded by the coding sequence ATGAGTAAAGTAGCGATAATCACTGACAGCACATCCTACATATCAAAGGAAACTCGAGAAAAAAACAACATAACGATGGTACCATTGAATGTTGTTTTTGGTGAAGAAGCTTATAAAGAGGAAGTTGAAATTACAACTGAGCAATTTTATAAAGAAATGGAGAATGTTGATAAACTCCCTAAAACGTCGCAGCCTGCTATTGGCTTATTTGAGGAAACTTATCAGCAATTAGCAAAAGATCATGAGGAAATCATTGTCGTTACTTTATCTAGTGGCATTAGCGGGACGTACCAAACAGCAGTAACAGCGTCCTCTATGGTTGAAGGGGTAAAAGTACACGTTTTTGATTCGGAAATTAGCTGTATGGTTCAAGGCTTTTACGTGTTGAAAGCTGCGGAGTTAGCTGAGCAAAATAAATCAGCTGAAGAAATATTAGAAAAGCTAAACGAAATGAAGAAAACGATACGTGCCTACTTTATGGTTGATGACCTTAATCATCTTCATAGAGGCGGACGTTTAAACGGTGCGCAGCTCATTGTCGGAAGTTTACTGAAGATTAAGCCTGTCCTTCATTTTGAAAACAAAGTGATCGTTCCTTTTGAGAAGGTCCGTACTGAAAAGAAGGCATTAAGTATGATTCTAGGAATGCTTGATGATGACGCTAAGGATGGTACGCCAATCGATGTTACGGTTATCCATGCGAATCGCCTTGATAAAGCTGAAGAAATTGCTAACGAGCTAACAGAAAAATACGATAATGTGAATGTGATTGTAAGTCATTTTGGCCCAGTTATTGGAACGCACCTTGGTGCAGGTAGCGTTGGTGTAGGCTGGGTTAGACGATAA
- a CDS encoding histidine kinase dimerization/phospho-acceptor domain-containing protein, which yields MKKYKFADIKTNHKITVNPENKEVWDHRTEQLVQQISVRYAHEILNALTPVYGVLQMLKKDANINTSDKHKQLLEIAEQEVLKGKNYVNDFMNININPNPHRQLLKVSELTSYIQNELDRQSPEFSPHVIFHYEENEDECVYVDQKQIRLVLQLIVKKWIDFVDGVAQLKITFDATEPNLFLIHLNMVGDDDFLFESDHEFLFYLHLIARNMKKHGGKMKIGHGVRLEYAYQCDGAKEQLVTQT from the coding sequence TTGAAAAAATATAAGTTTGCTGATATAAAAACTAACCATAAAATAACAGTAAATCCCGAAAATAAAGAGGTGTGGGATCACCGGACAGAACAGCTTGTTCAACAAATTAGTGTAAGGTACGCACACGAAATCCTCAATGCGCTAACACCTGTTTACGGTGTACTACAAATGCTTAAGAAGGATGCTAATATAAATACGAGTGATAAGCATAAGCAATTATTAGAAATTGCTGAGCAAGAGGTTTTAAAAGGGAAAAATTATGTGAATGATTTCATGAACATTAATATTAATCCGAATCCACATCGGCAGCTTTTAAAGGTCTCTGAGTTAACATCATACATACAGAATGAGTTGGACCGCCAATCGCCCGAGTTTTCACCACATGTGATTTTTCACTACGAGGAAAATGAGGATGAATGTGTGTATGTTGACCAAAAACAAATTCGACTAGTACTTCAGTTGATCGTCAAGAAGTGGATCGATTTTGTAGATGGTGTAGCACAACTGAAAATTACATTTGATGCTACTGAACCGAACTTGTTTCTGATCCACTTAAATATGGTTGGAGATGACGATTTTTTATTTGAGAGTGACCATGAATTTTTATTTTATTTACATTTAATTGCAAGGAATATGAAAAAACATGGTGGGAAAATGAAAATCGGTCATGGTGTAAGATTAGAGTATGCGTATCAATGTGATGGTGCAAAAGAACAGCTAGTAACACAAACATAA